One genomic region from Desulfobacterales bacterium encodes:
- a CDS encoding ATP-binding protein produces the protein MRNGFQATDNSQPNGSEKQRKTHYSRLFRRFILLTIVCSLIPLLLVGWGINIHYTRFSNERMINAFQIQVEYHRKIIELFLKKHSSKLHLIAQSHPKDYLLSGSNLNNIFEILNREYRSFTDLGIIGADGYHLKYIGPYDLMPNNYADTFWFKEVMEKDLFISDMFMGFRKVPHFIIAVTRLEKGEKWILRATIETEVFRSLVENVRIGNTGEVYLLNTKGIFQTSPRFSGKIMDKAPTPIESFREGINVRIIEKHTDHHGKKYPRQIYSQTWLKDPPWLLVVKQNYDEAFSEVNHANYATLILLHLSALIILIVAVFITRHMISVIKNRDDEADKLNRQLLQTSKLASIGELSAGVAHEINNPLAIILTEKQILLDMTNDTAATTPEIKGQLSESLEQIDVQIKRCKRITHGLLRFSRRTQSVIETINTNQFISEVIELLEREAGSGGIKFFTDFEENLPNILSDPSQLQQVMLNLITNSIDAHDDKAYGSIHVRTRSNNQQGVEIVVADTGMGISPENMDKIFDPFFTTKPVGKGTGLGLSICYSTIKNLGGDISVWSEVGKGSEFKVFLPFSPPPHLLEGTADNPKDYQMDIATVSS, from the coding sequence ATGAGAAACGGATTTCAAGCGACGGACAACAGCCAGCCAAACGGCAGCGAAAAGCAAAGGAAAACACACTATTCCAGGCTGTTTCGAAGGTTTATTTTACTGACCATCGTCTGTTCGCTGATTCCGCTGCTGCTGGTGGGCTGGGGCATCAACATCCATTATACCCGCTTTTCCAATGAACGCATGATCAATGCGTTTCAAATCCAGGTCGAATATCATCGTAAAATCATCGAATTGTTTTTAAAGAAGCACAGTTCCAAACTTCACCTGATCGCCCAGTCCCATCCAAAGGACTATCTGCTCAGCGGGTCCAACCTCAATAATATTTTCGAAATATTAAACCGGGAGTACCGCTCCTTTACCGACCTGGGCATTATCGGCGCCGACGGTTACCACTTGAAGTATATCGGTCCTTACGACCTCATGCCTAACAACTATGCCGATACGTTCTGGTTCAAGGAAGTGATGGAAAAAGACCTTTTTATCAGCGATATGTTTATGGGTTTCAGAAAAGTGCCGCATTTTATTATCGCCGTTACCCGGCTTGAAAAGGGGGAAAAGTGGATTCTCAGGGCCACCATCGAAACGGAAGTATTCCGCTCCCTGGTTGAAAACGTCCGGATCGGCAATACCGGTGAAGTCTATCTCTTAAACACGAAGGGTATTTTCCAGACCAGCCCCCGATTCAGCGGAAAGATCATGGACAAGGCCCCCACGCCCATAGAAAGCTTTCGAGAAGGAATCAATGTCCGCATCATTGAAAAACATACCGACCACCACGGCAAAAAATACCCGCGCCAGATATACAGTCAAACCTGGTTGAAGGACCCGCCCTGGCTGCTGGTGGTGAAACAAAATTATGACGAGGCCTTCAGCGAAGTCAACCATGCCAATTATGCCACCTTGATATTACTGCACCTGAGCGCCCTCATCATTTTAATCGTTGCGGTTTTTATCACCCGGCACATGATAAGCGTCATCAAAAACCGGGATGATGAAGCCGACAAATTGAACCGGCAGCTCCTGCAAACCAGCAAGCTGGCATCCATTGGAGAGCTTTCAGCCGGTGTCGCTCACGAAATTAATAATCCCCTGGCCATTATTTTAACGGAAAAACAAATCCTGCTGGACATGACGAACGACACCGCCGCCACCACGCCGGAGATCAAAGGGCAGTTGTCGGAATCCCTGGAACAGATCGATGTTCAAATCAAGCGCTGCAAACGTATTACCCATGGTTTGTTACGGTTTTCCCGTCGCACCCAGTCGGTCATTGAAACCATCAACACCAATCAGTTTATAAGTGAAGTGATTGAACTGCTGGAGCGGGAAGCCGGGTCCGGCGGCATCAAATTTTTTACAGATTTTGAGGAAAACCTTCCCAACATTCTGTCGGACCCCTCCCAGCTTCAACAGGTGATGTTAAACCTGATAACCAACTCCATCGATGCCCATGACGATAAGGCCTACGGCAGCATTCATGTTCGTACCCGCTCGAATAATCAACAGGGCGTGGAAATAGTTGTAGCCGATACCGGGATGGGGATTTCTCCTGAAAACATGGATAAGATATTCGATCCGTTTTTTACGACCAAACCGGTGGGAAAAGGAACCGGCCTGGGGCTTTCCATCTGTTACAGCACGATTAAAAATTTAGGCGGGGATATTTCCGTTTGGAGTGAAGTCGGCAAAGGCTCTGAATTCAAAGTTTTCCTGCCTTTCAGTCCGCCGCCGCATTTACTGGAGGGCACGGCCGACAACCCGAAAGACTATCAAATGGATATTGCGACTGTTTCATCTTAA
- a CDS encoding FHA domain-containing protein — translation MKYLIRFSLMLLCLSPFYFTGPAGAQATPAPKPGIANRLDIMLVLDNSGSMMKNDPKFLTPEVVTNFLGGLAEGATLGMIIFDQEARLLEPIKALTNSVEKAKFLKSLERVNYKGRYSDSPAAIERALYELKTNGRPDAARIIILLTDGIVDTGDPAKDLEKERWLKEDLTLECKKEKIRIFGIAFTDKADFSLIQTLAFKTGGEYYRTFQASEIQGVFTKINDAISKPMPQPASAPVAAPPEIPTAEPVAAEAAGTSPRPAEALSPKAEPAPVPPKAENRIFAYILAGAALFLGAVIFVIVLARRSKTTSPADLLSGLSGHALKKKAFMPRAELIDVKNITSQETIKIDKKIFTIGRDAKNAVTISKDTVSSFHAAIEYRDGFFYLEDQRSKNKTFLNGKEVSPHNPLKLKSGDVISFNIFKFIFLLPDLIPAGKTVMDFGGESELTRTRDLTEKIPASPGKDSGLPQAMLIDIKNVTGRKTIMLDKTITSIGRGVHNDVDIPKTSISGSHATIEYKNGNFFLEDQRSKNTTRLNGTAVEPFSPQKIKSGDEITFDIHKFIFLLEHQTPTGDTEESL, via the coding sequence ATGAAATATTTGATCCGGTTTTCATTGATGTTGCTATGTTTGTCACCCTTTTATTTTACGGGCCCTGCAGGTGCGCAAGCCACCCCTGCCCCCAAACCGGGAATCGCGAACAGGTTAGACATCATGCTGGTACTGGACAATTCCGGCAGTATGATGAAAAATGATCCTAAGTTTCTGACCCCGGAGGTGGTGACGAACTTTTTAGGCGGCCTTGCTGAAGGGGCCACCCTTGGCATGATCATATTCGACCAGGAGGCACGCCTGCTGGAACCCATCAAGGCGCTGACAAATTCAGTGGAAAAAGCCAAGTTTCTGAAAAGCCTTGAACGGGTCAACTACAAAGGGCGTTATTCCGACAGTCCGGCGGCCATTGAACGGGCGCTGTATGAATTGAAAACCAATGGCCGTCCGGATGCCGCCCGCATTATCATTCTGCTCACGGACGGCATTGTGGACACCGGAGACCCTGCCAAAGACCTGGAAAAGGAACGATGGCTCAAAGAAGACCTGACCCTTGAATGTAAAAAAGAAAAAATCCGTATTTTCGGCATTGCCTTTACCGACAAAGCTGATTTCAGCCTGATTCAGACCTTGGCGTTTAAGACCGGCGGCGAGTATTACCGGACTTTTCAGGCTTCAGAAATTCAAGGTGTCTTTACAAAAATCAACGACGCCATCAGCAAGCCGATGCCCCAACCGGCTTCGGCGCCTGTAGCCGCACCGCCCGAAATTCCCACGGCTGAGCCGGTGGCTGCGGAGGCGGCGGGAACATCACCAAGGCCGGCTGAAGCGCTCTCCCCAAAAGCGGAACCGGCCCCTGTCCCCCCCAAGGCGGAAAACCGGATTTTTGCTTATATCCTGGCAGGGGCGGCCTTATTCCTGGGCGCCGTCATTTTTGTGATCGTCCTGGCCAGAAGATCAAAAACAACTTCGCCGGCTGACCTGTTAAGCGGCCTTAGCGGCCACGCCCTGAAGAAGAAAGCATTCATGCCCCGGGCCGAACTGATTGACGTCAAAAACATCACTTCCCAGGAAACAATTAAAATCGACAAAAAGATTTTTACCATCGGCCGGGATGCCAAAAATGCCGTTACCATTTCAAAAGACACGGTTTCGAGCTTTCATGCCGCCATCGAATACCGCGACGGCTTTTTTTACCTGGAAGATCAGCGCAGCAAGAATAAAACCTTCTTAAACGGCAAGGAAGTTTCGCCCCACAATCCCCTAAAGCTGAAAAGCGGTGACGTCATTTCTTTCAACATATTCAAATTCATATTCCTGCTGCCGGATCTGATTCCGGCCGGCAAAACCGTCATGGACTTCGGCGGAGAATCCGAATTGACCCGGACCCGGGACCTCACTGAAAAAATCCCCGCTTCCCCCGGGAAAGATTCCGGCCTGCCCCAGGCCATGCTCATCGACATTAAAAATGTTACCGGCCGGAAAACCATCATGCTGGATAAAACAATCACCTCCATCGGCCGGGGCGTCCACAATGACGTGGATATACCCAAGACATCCATCTCCGGTTCCCATGCGACCATTGAATACAAAAACGGCAACTTTTTCCTGGAAGACCAGCGCAGCAAAAACACCACCCGCCTGAACGGCACGGCCGTCGAACCTTTTTCTCCCCAGAAGATCAAAAGCGGTGATGAAATCACCTTCGACATTCATAAATTCATTTTTCTGCTGGAACATCAGACCCCCACCGGTGATACGGAAGAAAGTTTATAA
- a CDS encoding AsmA family protein: MKKAFKWALLVFGAFTVLFLAAVIAIALFFDIQGLKPHIERQLFETTGRPVTLRGDLKLSIYPWVGLSLSDLSIGNPSGFEEKDFLILKSLEVRVKLLPLFRREIQIKHFIATSPRIILVKNATGRFNWSDWRPSKENTVQSVQGEQTAPHRTAFSPKNLFNSKFWPRSFHAGTLSVLNGSILWIDHLQKKDRQISEIDIHIKDASLTRPIDIRFACRLDSYPLTGQGAIGPLDRAITGDSLPLDLTLRLLDQLDMNLTGRIDRIWTGPFFNCAIQVQPFSPRHFMTAIKQDFPFDFKDPGAFRQLALKADLGGVVSNLTLENGALQMDGTAMKFSLSLRRHPRFQVSFDADMDTFDLNRYLPSTDRKKNPANRGRIFADLLRQPAIAGTLRIKSVNIGKNRLANIHLNAGGSMGNYTLRFIKMDLMKGKGSGTFRFNLNKAKPAFKLKGLLKGFESDLLATSLQQQKRIKGPMDISADITTSGMTLPEWSRNLNGTVAVKANRLSLSGLDIDAILKKYEETQNFGLIGIGSFFIIGPFGPLLAAAYENVDAALAVGTIGEGESLIKTLISDWQIQNGIASARDVAFSTAQNRVAVSGKINIAAQKFNNLTFASIDTDGCMKFSQTIHGPFHQPQIEKSDFVTKHIFGPFQSLYRKTRKLAGGGCEPFYSGRVPHPDR, translated from the coding sequence ATGAAAAAAGCTTTTAAATGGGCCCTGCTGGTCTTTGGTGCTTTTACCGTCCTTTTCCTCGCGGCGGTTATCGCCATCGCATTGTTTTTTGATATTCAGGGACTCAAACCTCATATTGAGCGGCAGCTTTTCGAAACAACCGGCCGCCCGGTTACCCTTAGGGGTGACCTGAAGCTCTCTATTTATCCCTGGGTGGGTCTGTCGCTTTCTGATTTGAGCATCGGCAATCCGTCCGGTTTTGAAGAAAAAGATTTTCTAATCCTGAAATCTCTTGAAGTCCGGGTGAAGCTGCTCCCCCTTTTTAGACGGGAAATCCAGATCAAGCATTTCATCGCAACCTCCCCCCGGATCATACTGGTGAAAAATGCCACCGGCCGGTTCAACTGGAGCGACTGGCGTCCATCCAAAGAGAATACCGTACAATCTGTCCAGGGAGAGCAGACAGCTCCCCATAGGACCGCCTTTAGTCCCAAAAATCTTTTCAACAGCAAATTCTGGCCAAGGTCATTTCACGCCGGTACCCTATCCGTCCTGAACGGATCGATTCTATGGATCGACCACCTTCAAAAAAAAGATCGTCAAATCTCAGAAATTGACATTCACATCAAGGATGCTTCGCTCACACGTCCCATAGACATTCGTTTTGCATGCCGGTTGGATTCCTACCCGCTGACGGGCCAAGGCGCCATCGGGCCCCTGGACAGGGCGATCACCGGCGACTCGCTCCCCCTTGATTTGACATTGCGCCTCCTTGATCAACTGGATATGAATTTAACCGGTCGTATCGATCGTATCTGGACAGGCCCCTTTTTTAATTGTGCGATTCAGGTGCAACCTTTTTCTCCGCGACATTTCATGACCGCCATCAAACAGGACTTTCCCTTTGACTTCAAAGACCCCGGCGCCTTCCGGCAACTGGCCCTTAAGGCCGATCTTGGGGGAGTGGTGAGCAATCTCACCCTTGAAAACGGCGCCTTGCAAATGGACGGCACGGCAATGAAGTTTTCATTGTCCCTCCGCCGCCATCCCCGGTTCCAGGTATCCTTCGATGCCGACATGGACACCTTTGATCTGAACCGCTATCTACCCTCTACGGATCGCAAAAAAAATCCGGCCAATCGCGGCAGGATCTTCGCTGACCTGTTGCGACAGCCCGCCATTGCAGGAACACTCCGGATAAAATCCGTCAATATCGGCAAAAACCGTTTGGCCAATATCCATTTAAACGCCGGCGGCAGCATGGGAAATTATACACTTCGGTTTATTAAAATGGACCTGATGAAAGGAAAAGGAAGCGGCACATTCAGATTCAATTTAAACAAGGCCAAGCCCGCCTTCAAGCTGAAGGGTCTCTTGAAAGGTTTTGAGTCCGACCTGCTGGCGACATCACTCCAACAACAAAAACGCATCAAAGGGCCCATGGACATATCGGCGGATATCACAACGAGCGGGATGACGTTGCCGGAGTGGTCTCGGAATCTGAATGGAACCGTTGCAGTTAAAGCCAACCGGTTGTCCCTCTCCGGACTCGATATCGATGCCATATTAAAAAAATATGAAGAAACCCAGAATTTCGGGCTGATCGGCATCGGCAGTTTTTTTATTATCGGCCCGTTCGGGCCCTTGCTGGCCGCAGCCTATGAAAATGTGGACGCGGCCCTGGCCGTTGGAACCATCGGAGAGGGAGAAAGTCTGATAAAGACATTGATATCGGACTGGCAGATTCAAAACGGAATTGCATCTGCCCGGGATGTTGCCTTTTCTACCGCACAAAACAGAGTTGCCGTAAGCGGTAAAATAAACATTGCCGCCCAGAAATTTAACAATTTAACATTTGCATCGATAGATACAGACGGCTGCATGAAGTTCAGCCAGACCATCCATGGTCCGTTTCATCAGCCCCAAATCGAGAAATCAGATTTTGTAACCAAACACATTTTCGGGCCGTTCCAGTCACTCTACCGGAAAACCCGAAAGCTGGCCGGCGGCGGGTGTGAGCCGTTTTACAGCGGGAGGGTTCCACACCCGGACCGCTAA
- a CDS encoding histone deacetylase produces MQPVLITKDGRFVEHLEKMPHPESSRRIKATYSLLEDESLVGKCREVSPRPATPDQIALVHTSDYIQRIAGSAGRTLTSFDLDTQATEKSYDTACLGVGAVFSLLDEILAGNAKRGFAFVRPPGHHAEPEKAMGFCLFNNIAVGARYLKENHGIKKVMIVDIDAHHGNGTQAVFYDSDDVLFVSLHQFPGFPGSGNFGEVGRGPGEGFTVNIPLGKGGGDRDIARIIYYLINPLALAYGPEIILVSCGFDLYLRDRLGGMRVTPEGYALITFFLLNIAESVCNGRILFVMEGGYSMQGIKECGLRVMQELCNIPTLTPNSIERVADANPAKLSYLKKVFEIQKKYWSNLG; encoded by the coding sequence GTGCAGCCGGTTCTCATCACTAAAGACGGGCGCTTTGTAGAGCACCTGGAAAAAATGCCGCATCCGGAAAGCAGTCGGCGGATCAAGGCGACCTATTCTCTTCTGGAAGATGAATCCCTGGTGGGAAAATGCAGGGAGGTATCCCCCCGGCCGGCCACCCCTGACCAGATTGCCCTGGTGCACACCTCCGATTACATCCAGCGGATTGCCGGAAGTGCCGGACGTACGCTCACCTCTTTTGATCTGGACACCCAGGCAACCGAAAAATCATACGACACCGCCTGTCTGGGCGTCGGCGCAGTTTTCAGTCTGCTGGATGAAATTCTGGCCGGAAATGCCAAACGCGGATTTGCCTTTGTGCGCCCCCCCGGCCACCATGCCGAACCGGAAAAGGCCATGGGTTTCTGCCTGTTCAACAATATCGCCGTGGGCGCCCGCTATCTGAAAGAAAACCACGGCATCAAAAAAGTCATGATCGTCGATATCGACGCCCATCACGGCAACGGCACCCAGGCGGTATTCTACGACAGCGACGACGTTCTCTTTGTTTCCCTGCATCAGTTTCCCGGTTTTCCCGGCAGCGGCAATTTCGGCGAGGTCGGCCGGGGCCCCGGTGAAGGCTTTACAGTTAACATTCCCCTGGGAAAGGGCGGCGGCGACCGTGATATTGCCCGCATTATCTATTACCTGATCAACCCCCTGGCGCTGGCGTATGGACCCGAGATCATCCTGGTATCCTGCGGCTTTGACCTTTATTTGCGGGACCGGCTGGGCGGCATGCGGGTCACGCCCGAAGGCTACGCCCTAATCACCTTCTTCCTCCTGAACATCGCCGAAAGCGTCTGCAACGGCCGCATCCTCTTTGTGATGGAGGGCGGCTACAGCATGCAAGGGATTAAGGAATGCGGCCTGCGGGTCATGCAGGAGCTGTGCAACATCCCCACTTTGACACCCAACAGCATCGAAAGAGTGGCCGATGCCAACCCCGCCAAGCTGTCATATCTGAAAAAGGTTTTTGAAATTCAGAAAAAATATTGGAGTAATTTAGGTTGA
- a CDS encoding ATP-binding protein, giving the protein MTQVADKTFSSQQSDFPYFRRIWKNVVTALLATSFIPLIVIGGGMYHYTSTVLREKTLEALRTEVTHHKNTIDRFLAERIMDLKLLSKNLSPEYLVQPGALESVFESLQKELPCFQDLGVIDDQGRHLAYVGPYELMSKNYKNTFWFKALERDPVYISDVFLGFRNIPHFVMAVKQQRGDGFWILRATVDSAFFNDVVAEINQTQKGDAFLINTNGIFQTVPKQAGRLMGPSDFTKIEPYRGLRQREQNGLIKVMVWLEKVPWLCVVQVEKEKVFADLHRIRNIGIFVFILGSILIVFTVLLTTSNLISRLEFKRKNIRALDQRLQHAGMLASSMRLASGLLLNIKDMLGNIDMVARWIEELRQQDLTRPENKAEIKNSLDELQSQVAESRESIDRFLATTRPVGPLIMEIDINELLNSLIELFDREFHFNKIRVVRDYQETALLMRSDPSRLRQVFQSLIFNALAAIHRDGEIILKTRIDKDRIRVTVTDDGPGIPDDDIDKIFDPLFTTQHGGLGLGLSLSRNIIEKLGGRISVRNEPGKGASFIVELPALFKSVME; this is encoded by the coding sequence ATGACCCAAGTCGCCGACAAAACATTTTCTTCTCAACAATCGGATTTTCCCTACTTTCGTCGCATATGGAAAAATGTGGTGACGGCCCTGCTGGCGACCTCATTCATCCCCCTGATCGTCATCGGCGGCGGGATGTACCACTACACCTCAACCGTTTTGAGAGAGAAAACCCTGGAAGCGCTGCGCACGGAAGTAACCCATCACAAAAACACGATTGACCGCTTTCTGGCGGAACGCATCATGGATCTGAAACTGCTGTCTAAAAATCTGAGTCCGGAATATCTTGTGCAGCCGGGCGCACTTGAATCCGTTTTTGAGTCCCTGCAAAAAGAACTCCCCTGCTTTCAGGACCTGGGCGTCATCGACGACCAGGGCCGGCATCTCGCCTATGTGGGCCCTTATGAACTCATGTCCAAAAACTACAAGAACACCTTCTGGTTCAAGGCGCTGGAGCGTGACCCCGTATACATCAGCGATGTGTTTTTGGGGTTCAGGAATATCCCTCATTTTGTCATGGCGGTAAAGCAGCAGCGGGGCGACGGGTTCTGGATTCTGCGCGCCACCGTTGATTCGGCTTTCTTCAACGATGTTGTGGCCGAAATCAATCAAACCCAAAAAGGAGACGCTTTTCTGATAAACACAAACGGCATTTTTCAAACAGTCCCCAAACAGGCCGGCCGGCTGATGGGGCCTTCCGATTTTACAAAAATAGAACCCTACCGGGGCCTCCGCCAGCGGGAACAAAACGGTCTGATCAAGGTCATGGTGTGGCTTGAAAAAGTTCCCTGGCTGTGTGTCGTTCAGGTTGAAAAGGAAAAAGTTTTTGCAGACCTTCACCGTATTCGTAATATCGGGATATTCGTGTTTATTCTGGGAAGTATCCTGATTGTGTTCACGGTGCTTCTCACCACCAGCAATCTGATCTCGCGCCTTGAATTCAAACGAAAGAACATCCGGGCGCTGGATCAACGGCTCCAGCATGCCGGCATGCTGGCATCTTCCATGCGCCTGGCTTCAGGTTTATTACTCAACATCAAAGATATGCTGGGAAACATCGATATGGTGGCGCGCTGGATCGAAGAGTTGAGGCAGCAGGATTTAACTCGGCCGGAAAACAAGGCAGAAATTAAAAACAGCCTGGATGAATTACAGTCCCAGGTCGCCGAGAGCCGCGAGTCTATAGACAGGTTTCTTGCCACCACCCGACCGGTGGGACCGTTGATCATGGAAATCGATATCAACGAACTACTTAACAGCCTCATTGAACTCTTTGACCGAGAATTTCATTTTAACAAGATCCGGGTGGTCCGGGACTACCAGGAAACCGCTTTACTCATGCGGAGTGACCCGTCCCGCCTCCGGCAGGTATTTCAGAGCCTGATTTTTAACGCGCTGGCCGCAATCCATCGAGACGGTGAAATTATCTTGAAAACCCGTATCGATAAAGACCGTATCCGGGTTACGGTCACAGATGACGGGCCCGGAATTCCAGACGATGATATCGATAAGATTTTCGACCCGCTCTTTACAACCCAGCATGGGGGCTTGGGCTTGGGACTCTCGCTCAGCCGTAACATTATCGAAAAGCTGGGCGGCCGAATATCCGTCAGGAATGAACCCGGCAAAGGAGCATCTTTTATTGTTGAATTGCCGGCACTGTTTAAATCCGTTATGGAATAA
- a CDS encoding response regulator, producing MDKRPHVLIVDDEKRLAQGIAKLLNSRGIEALAVFSGRQALEAIKTGNEFDVVVLDVKMPGMTGIDSLVEIKKLAPGTEVIMLTGHASLDSGTQAMRCGAYDYLMKPCDIENLVEKINEAYEVESIKRRPVLWQRNLVKDLTLYSFKKLKLDDPLKEALDIFSRETRNMVVEEVYIQDRDNRFRGTVTKRDLIVATEEAHPGRSFTWPDLMNNPDLLPQKPLKSVMHTVPPLTTTPDEPLTDVAHRMLQDNVRCMPVIEMGKVIGIVRLQDIFRFVDHETE from the coding sequence GTGGACAAAAGACCTCACGTCCTGATCGTTGATGACGAAAAGCGCCTTGCCCAGGGCATCGCCAAACTCTTGAACTCAAGAGGAATAGAGGCCCTTGCCGTGTTCAGCGGACGGCAGGCCCTGGAAGCCATCAAAACCGGCAACGAGTTTGACGTGGTGGTTCTGGATGTCAAAATGCCGGGGATGACCGGCATCGACTCTCTCGTGGAAATCAAAAAATTGGCGCCCGGGACCGAAGTCATTATGCTCACCGGCCATGCCTCCCTTGATTCCGGCACCCAGGCCATGCGCTGCGGCGCCTATGACTACCTGATGAAGCCCTGCGACATCGAAAACCTGGTCGAAAAAATCAACGAGGCCTACGAAGTTGAAAGTATCAAACGCCGGCCGGTCCTCTGGCAGCGCAACCTGGTCAAAGATCTTACGCTGTATTCTTTTAAAAAACTGAAACTGGATGACCCCTTAAAAGAAGCCCTGGATATATTCAGCCGCGAAACCAGAAATATGGTGGTGGAAGAGGTATACATTCAGGATCGCGATAATCGATTTCGAGGAACCGTCACCAAACGCGACCTGATTGTCGCGACTGAGGAGGCCCATCCGGGTCGCTCATTTACCTGGCCGGACCTGATGAACAATCCCGATCTGCTTCCTCAAAAACCACTCAAAAGTGTGATGCATACGGTTCCGCCCTTGACCACCACCCCTGACGAACCCCTCACCGATGTGGCCCATCGCATGCTCCAGGATAACGTGCGCTGTATGCCGGTTATTGAAATGGGCAAGGTCATCGGTATCGTCAGACTGCAGGATATTTTCCGGTTTGTGGACCATGAAACAGAGTAA